In one Chitinophaga sancti genomic region, the following are encoded:
- a CDS encoding SDR family oxidoreductase yields MLQSFDLSGKVALVTGAKRGIGKGIAVALAEAGADIIGVSASLEPTGSEVEKAVQATGRKFYGYTCDMGNRESLYAFIKTITAQFPVIDILINNAGTILRKPAAEHPDEYWDEVLGINLDAPFILTREIGKQMLSHGHGKIIFTASLLTFQGGINVPGYAASKGAVGSLVKAFANEWAGKGINVNAIAPGYIATDNTAALRADEERSTAILSRIPAGRWGTPEDFQGPAVFLASAASDYVHGTILTVDGGWMGR; encoded by the coding sequence ATACTGCAGTCATTCGACCTCTCAGGCAAGGTGGCCCTGGTCACCGGTGCCAAACGGGGTATAGGTAAAGGTATTGCCGTAGCGCTGGCAGAAGCAGGCGCAGATATAATAGGTGTATCTGCTTCCCTGGAACCAACAGGGAGCGAAGTAGAAAAAGCCGTGCAGGCAACAGGCAGAAAATTCTATGGTTATACCTGCGATATGGGAAACCGGGAATCACTCTATGCATTCATAAAAACAATCACTGCGCAATTCCCTGTTATCGATATCCTCATTAACAATGCAGGCACTATTCTGCGCAAACCGGCTGCCGAACATCCGGATGAATACTGGGATGAAGTATTGGGCATCAACCTCGATGCACCATTTATCCTCACCCGCGAAATTGGTAAACAGATGCTTTCTCACGGCCATGGAAAGATTATCTTTACAGCATCGTTACTGACCTTCCAGGGAGGCATCAATGTGCCGGGGTATGCTGCCAGCAAAGGTGCCGTAGGATCGCTGGTGAAGGCATTTGCCAATGAATGGGCAGGCAAAGGCATCAATGTCAACGCTATTGCCCCGGGGTACATCGCTACAGATAATACCGCCGCCCTTCGCGCAGATGAAGAACGGAGCACTGCTATCTTATCACGTATCCCCGCAGGCCGTTGGGGTACGCCCGAAGACTTCCAGGGTCCTGCCGTATTCCTGGCCTCCGCGGCCTCGGACTATGTTCACGGCACTATCCTGACAGTGGACGGAGGCTGGATGGGTCGATAG
- the kduI gene encoding 5-dehydro-4-deoxy-D-glucuronate isomerase codes for MTAETRYATSPASVLRWTTDETRNELLIEKLFIADNPVLVYSHYDRFITGGIMPVNTTIKLEAPDQLKATYFLERRELGIINVGAPGKVQIDGEIFEVGFKEALYIGKGKQDVLFSSNDSEEPAKFYINSTPAHQTYPTRLVTKKDAEIVTLGSMETANHRTINKLLVASVLPTCQLQMGMTELKPGSIWNTIPAHTHDRRMEVYFYFEVPDGQSICHFWGQPQETRHIWMQNEQAVISPPWSIHSGAGTSNYTFIWGMAGENLDYGDMDVCAVPDLR; via the coding sequence ATGACTGCCGAAACTAGATATGCCACCAGCCCAGCCTCCGTGTTGCGGTGGACGACAGACGAAACCAGGAATGAACTGCTCATTGAAAAGCTTTTCATTGCCGACAACCCGGTATTGGTGTATAGTCATTACGATAGATTCATCACAGGGGGCATCATGCCGGTAAACACTACCATAAAACTGGAAGCGCCCGATCAGCTGAAAGCCACCTACTTCCTGGAACGCCGGGAACTGGGCATTATCAATGTAGGTGCCCCGGGCAAAGTGCAGATAGACGGAGAAATATTTGAAGTAGGCTTCAAAGAAGCGCTCTATATAGGCAAAGGCAAACAGGATGTACTGTTCAGCAGCAATGACAGCGAGGAGCCTGCTAAGTTTTACATCAACTCTACCCCGGCTCACCAAACTTATCCAACACGACTGGTAACTAAAAAAGATGCCGAAATCGTGACCCTGGGTAGCATGGAAACCGCCAATCACCGTACCATCAATAAACTGCTGGTTGCCTCCGTATTACCTACCTGCCAGTTGCAGATGGGCATGACAGAACTCAAACCAGGCAGCATCTGGAACACTATTCCAGCTCATACACATGACAGGCGGATGGAGGTCTACTTCTACTTCGAAGTACCCGATGGCCAGTCTATTTGCCACTTCTGGGGCCAGCCCCAGGAAACACGTCATATCTGGATGCAGAATGAACAGGCTGTCATCTCCCCACCATGGTCCATTCACTCCGGTGCCGGTACCAGCAACTATACCTTCATCTGGGGCATGGCAGGCGAAAACCTCGACTACGGAGACATGGATGTATGTGCAGTACCTGATTTACGATAA
- a CDS encoding LacI family DNA-binding transcriptional regulator codes for MNKRTEKTIVDIAEELGLSVSTVSRALNDHPNISARTKEKVKKMARKLGYRPNAMAAGLRNNRSKTIGLLVPRISMFFPATISTVVQNKLQEHGYNVIICQSNDSYEQEVALTNTLYSARIDALAVSTTLSTTDFSHFDIFKDNNIPLVFFDRVPKNYDVTVVKGDDYLGGLTVTQHLIEQGCKDIVHISGPLTCNLYVERVAGFKHALQQHKIPFKKSRVFYQELTRDNAWQVCEKIFAKQPYPDGVFAANDTTAITILEYCRKINVRVPEDLKIVGYSNDPRAEIIHPGITSVDQFPALMGERVAEALLDLMQQPRQTPQRHAAAMVPIQLVKRASSEVAQADTKIKVNKRKKSQ; via the coding sequence ATGAATAAAAGAACAGAAAAAACGATCGTCGATATTGCGGAAGAACTGGGCCTTTCAGTGTCTACTGTTTCCAGGGCACTGAATGACCACCCCAATATCAGCGCCCGCACCAAAGAGAAAGTGAAGAAGATGGCCCGCAAACTGGGCTACCGTCCAAATGCAATGGCAGCAGGTTTGCGCAATAACCGGAGTAAAACCATCGGTTTACTCGTGCCGCGTATTTCTATGTTCTTCCCCGCTACTATCAGCACAGTCGTACAAAACAAACTCCAGGAGCACGGATATAATGTGATCATCTGTCAGTCCAACGATTCTTATGAACAGGAAGTGGCTTTGACCAATACCCTCTATTCAGCACGAATCGATGCACTGGCAGTATCCACTACATTATCCACTACAGACTTCTCACACTTCGATATCTTCAAGGATAACAATATACCATTGGTATTCTTTGACAGGGTGCCAAAGAACTATGATGTAACCGTCGTGAAAGGCGATGATTACCTGGGTGGTCTGACTGTGACCCAACACCTGATCGAACAGGGTTGCAAAGACATTGTGCACATCTCCGGCCCGCTCACCTGTAACCTCTATGTAGAACGGGTAGCTGGTTTTAAACATGCCCTGCAGCAACACAAAATTCCTTTTAAAAAATCAAGGGTTTTTTACCAGGAGTTAACCCGTGACAACGCATGGCAGGTATGCGAAAAGATCTTTGCAAAGCAACCCTATCCCGATGGCGTATTTGCTGCCAATGATACCACTGCCATTACCATACTGGAATATTGCAGGAAGATCAATGTCCGCGTACCGGAAGACCTGAAGATTGTCGGCTACTCCAATGACCCGAGAGCAGAGATCATCCACCCGGGCATCACTTCAGTAGACCAGTTCCCCGCACTCATGGGAGAGCGGGTAGCCGAAGCACTGCTGGACCTGATGCAACAACCCAGGCAAACACCACAGCGCCACGCTGCAGCCATGGTACCTATTCAGCTGGTAAAACGTGCTTCATCCGAAGTAGCGCAGGCAGACACAAAAATAAAAGTCAACAAACGCAAAAAGAGTCAATAG